From a region of the Ovis aries strain OAR_USU_Benz2616 breed Rambouillet chromosome 2, ARS-UI_Ramb_v3.0, whole genome shotgun sequence genome:
- the C2H2orf69 gene encoding mitochondrial protein C2orf69 homolog — MWGFRLLRSPPLLLLLPQLGIGIAASSSHAGTMNLGSSSSGGAPCSPSAERRRQQCVQLSTVPGADPQRCNELLLLAAATAGEGPGRRDLSGDPAKEEVQPPPQHHVLYFPGDVQNYHEIMTRHPENYQWENWSLENVATILAHRFPSSYIWVIKCSRMHLHKFSCYDNFVKSNMFGAPEHSTDFGAFKHLYMLLVNAFNLSQKSLLSKNVKDLNKDSKASNCRSTSHTTNGCQGEKERTCEKFDESAMSFYPPSLNGASFTLIGFSKGCVVLNQLLFELKEAKKDKNIDAFIKNIKTMYWLDGGHSGGSNTWITYPEVLKEFAQTGIIVHTHVTPYQVHDPMRSWIGKEHKKFVQILGDFGMQVTSQIHFANDAPSIENHFRVHEVF; from the exons ATGTGGGGGTTCAGGCTCCTGCGGTCGCCGCCGCTGCTTCTTCTGCTGCCGCAGCTCGGAATCGGAATCGCCGCGTCCAGCTCTCACGCCGGAACCATGAacctgggcagcagcagcagcggcggcgcgCCCTGCTCCCCCTCGGCCGAGCGGCGCCGGCAGCAGTGCGTGCAGCTGTCCACGGTGCCGGGAGCCGACCCTCAGCGCTGCAACGAGTTGCTCCTGCTGGCGGCGGCGACGGCCGGGGAGGGACCAGGACGGCGGGACCTCTCTGGGGACCCGGCGAAGGAGGAGGTGCAACCGCCGCCCCAGCATCACGTTCTCTATTTCCCCGGGGATGTGCAG AATTACCATGAAATTATGACTCGTCATCCTGAGAATTATCAGTGGGAAAACTGGAGTCTAGAAAATGTTGCCACCATCTTAGCCCACCGGTTCCCCAGCAGTTATATTTGGGTGATAAAGTGTTCCCGAATGCATTTGCACAAATTCAGCTGCTATGACAATTTTGTGAAAAGCAATATGTTTGGTGCTCCAGAACACAGTACTGACTTTGGAGCTTTTAAGCACCTTTACATGTTATTAGTTAATGCTTTTAACTTAAGTCAGAAGAGTTTGCTATCGAAGAATGTGAAAGATTTGAATAAGGACTCCAAAGCATCTAACTGTCGATCCACTTCTCATACTACCAATGGTtgccagggagaaaaagagaggacCTGTGAAAAATTTGATGAGTCTGCTATGAGTTTTTATCCACCATCATTAAATGGTGCTTCTTTTACTTTGATTGGATTCAGTAAAGGTTGTGTTGTTTTGAATCAGTTGCTTTTTGAGTTGAAAGAAGCCAAGAAAGACAAGAACATCGATGCTtttatcaaaaacataaaaacaatgtACTGGTTGGATGGTGGTCATTCTGGAGGAAGCAACACTTGGATTACTTATCCAGAAGTCTTGAAAGAATTTGCACAAACAGGGATAATTGTTCACACCCATGTTACACCTTACCAAGTACATGATCCAATGAGATCTTGGATTGGAAAGGAGCACAAGAAATTTGTTCAGATACTTGGAGATTTTGGCATGCAGGTGACTAGCCAAATTCATTTTGCAAACGATGCTCCTTCCATAGAGAATCACTTCAGGGTTCATGAAGTATTTTAG
- the TYW5 gene encoding tRNA wybutosine-synthesizing protein 5 isoform X2 — protein MAGHRFSVPRFEGVSQEQFIEHLYPQRKPLVLEGIDLGACTSKWTVDYLSQIGGRKEVKIHVAAVAQMDFISKNFVYRTLPFDKLVQRAAEEKHTEFFISEDEKYYLRSLGEDPRKVMDNFLIQVTGKKRVVLFSPRDAQYLYLSGSKSQVLNIDNPDLAKYPLFSKARRYECSLKAGDVLFIPALWFHNVISEEFGVGVNVFWKHLPSECYDKTDTYGNKDLTAASRAVQILDRALKTLAELPEEYRDFYARRMVLHIQDKAYSKNFE, from the exons AGAAAACCTCTAGTGTTGGAAGGAATTGATTTGGGAGCATGTACAAGCAAATGGACAGTGGATTACCTCAGCCAAATCGGAGGGAGGAAAGAGGTGAAAATTCATGTTGCTGCAGTTGCCCAGATGGACTTCATTAGTAAAAACTTTGTATATAG aACTTTACCTTTTGACAAGTTGGTACAAAGGGCAGCTGAAGAAAAGCATACGGAATTCTTTATTTCAGAG GATGAGAAGTACTACCTCCGATCACTTGGAGAAGACCCTAGAAAG GTAATGGATAACTTCTTAATACAAGTGACAGGAAAAAAGCGTGTTGTTCTGTTCAGTCCTCGAGATGcccaatatttatatttatcag GTTCTAAATCACAAGTACTGAACATAGATAACCCAGACTTAGCTAAATATCCACTGTTTTCCAAGGCTAGAAGGTATGAATGTTCCCTTAAAGCTGGAGATGTGTTATTCATTCCTG CTTTATGGTTCCATAATGTAATTTCTGAAGAGTTTGGAGTGGGAGTGAATGTCTTTTGGAAGCACCTTCCATCTGAATGCTATGATAAAACGGATACCTATGGAAACAAAGATCTGACGGCAGCATCAAGAGCTGTACAAATTTTGGACAGAGCCTTAAAAACACTGGCTGAATTACCAGAGGAATACAGGGACTTCTATGCACGGCGAATGGTCTTGCACATTCAAGACAAAGCCTATAGCAAAAACtttgaatga
- the TYW5 gene encoding tRNA wybutosine-synthesizing protein 5 isoform X1 gives MAGHRFSVPRFEGVSQEQFIEHLYPQRKPLVLEGIDLGACTSKWTVDYLSQIGGRKEVKIHVAAVAQMDFISKNFVYRTLPFDKLVQRAAEEKHTEFFISEDEKYYLRSLGEDPRKDVADIRKQFPLLEGDIKFPKFFKEEQFFSSVFRISSPGLQLWTHYDVMDNFLIQVTGKKRVVLFSPRDAQYLYLSGSKSQVLNIDNPDLAKYPLFSKARRYECSLKAGDVLFIPALWFHNVISEEFGVGVNVFWKHLPSECYDKTDTYGNKDLTAASRAVQILDRALKTLAELPEEYRDFYARRMVLHIQDKAYSKNFE, from the exons AGAAAACCTCTAGTGTTGGAAGGAATTGATTTGGGAGCATGTACAAGCAAATGGACAGTGGATTACCTCAGCCAAATCGGAGGGAGGAAAGAGGTGAAAATTCATGTTGCTGCAGTTGCCCAGATGGACTTCATTAGTAAAAACTTTGTATATAG aACTTTACCTTTTGACAAGTTGGTACAAAGGGCAGCTGAAGAAAAGCATACGGAATTCTTTATTTCAGAG GATGAGAAGTACTACCTCCGATCACTTGGAGAAGACCCTAGAAAG GATGTTGCAGATATCAGAAAGCAGTTTCCTTTATTGGAAGGAGATATTAAGTTTCCAAAATTCTTCAAAGAAGAGCAGTTCTTTTCCAGTGTTTTTCGAATCAGCTCACCAGGGTTACAACTTTGGACACACTATGAT GTAATGGATAACTTCTTAATACAAGTGACAGGAAAAAAGCGTGTTGTTCTGTTCAGTCCTCGAGATGcccaatatttatatttatcag GTTCTAAATCACAAGTACTGAACATAGATAACCCAGACTTAGCTAAATATCCACTGTTTTCCAAGGCTAGAAGGTATGAATGTTCCCTTAAAGCTGGAGATGTGTTATTCATTCCTG CTTTATGGTTCCATAATGTAATTTCTGAAGAGTTTGGAGTGGGAGTGAATGTCTTTTGGAAGCACCTTCCATCTGAATGCTATGATAAAACGGATACCTATGGAAACAAAGATCTGACGGCAGCATCAAGAGCTGTACAAATTTTGGACAGAGCCTTAAAAACACTGGCTGAATTACCAGAGGAATACAGGGACTTCTATGCACGGCGAATGGTCTTGCACATTCAAGACAAAGCCTATAGCAAAAACtttgaatga